The DNA segment ATCCTTCTTACTATTTTATGATGGGGCTTATTATGTATTTCTTGAACCTTTCCCTCTAATTGTACATAGTCTAATAAATATAGACTTTCTTAAAAGGAGGGTATTATATGATTTGGTTATTTATTCTGTCTCCAATCATTATACTAGCTCCCATAGCAATGTATTTCGATTCAAAAAAAGGGGCAAGTGATCCCAAAGTAGACATTGAAAAATATCGGGCGGACACGAACTTAGCTATGAGCGAGTATATTTTTATTACTGGCGGTGGGGATGGACCTGGTAATATCCAATAAGAACGAATAAAAGGCATCGAGCTTAGTCGATGCCTTTTTTGGTCTATATTCAGATAATTTAAGCTGCTTTTTCTACTGCATCCTCATCAAGCTTGTGGCCTTCCCACTTTGTAATGACAATGGCAGCTAATGAGTTACCAACAATATTTACACATGTACGCGCCATATCTAGAATACGGTCAATACCAGCGATAAATGCAAGTCCTTCAACTGGGATCCCTACACTTCCTAGCGTCGCAAGCAACACGACAAACGATACGCCTGGAACACCGGCAATCCCTTTAGAGGTAAGCATCAATACAAGAACTAAGGTAATTTGATGTGTAATACTCATATGAATTCCATACATTTGTGCGATGAACAGTGCTGCAATCGCTTGATACAAGGTTGAACCATCAAGGTTAAATGAATATCCTGTTGGTATAACAAATGAAGTAATAGCCTTCGGACATCCGATCTTCTCCATCTTTTCCATTAACTTCGGAAGAACTGTTTCCGAACTTGCCGTTGTATAACCTAGAATTAATTCATCTTTCAAATATCTTAATAAATTAAAGATATTAACCCCTGCAATCTTTGCTGTTAATCCAAGAACGACTAAAATGAAGAAAATCATTGATCCGTAAACGACTAAAACTAATTTTCCTAATGGGATTAATGACGTAATTCCAAATTTTGATACCGTTACACCGATTAGAGCAAATACACCAAGTGGAGCCAATTTCATGATTTGGTTGGTTACATAGAACATGGCATCCGCCGTGCCTCTAAAGAAGTTAATAATCGGTTGGCCTTTTTCACCAATCGCTGCTACACCAAGTCCAAACATGACAGAAAAG comes from the Neobacillus sp. PS2-9 genome and includes:
- a CDS encoding cation:dicarboxylate symporter family transporter, which produces MKKISLAWQIFIGLALGIILGAIFYGNPHVETYLQPIGTIFIRLIKMIVVPIVVASLIVGVAGVGDMKSLGKLGGKTLLYFEIITTIAIFVGLLAANVFQPGAGVDRTHLTKTDINSYVDTAAQTESHSMADTFINIVPTNIIQSLANGDMLAIIFFSVMFGLGVAAIGEKGQPIINFFRGTADAMFYVTNQIMKLAPLGVFALIGVTVSKFGITSLIPLGKLVLVVYGSMIFFILVVLGLTAKIAGVNIFNLLRYLKDELILGYTTASSETVLPKLMEKMEKIGCPKAITSFVIPTGYSFNLDGSTLYQAIAALFIAQMYGIHMSITHQITLVLVLMLTSKGIAGVPGVSFVVLLATLGSVGIPVEGLAFIAGIDRILDMARTCVNIVGNSLAAIVITKWEGHKLDEDAVEKAA